A segment of the Malaclemys terrapin pileata isolate rMalTer1 chromosome 1, rMalTer1.hap1, whole genome shotgun sequence genome:
TAGAGATGTTCTCACTCAAGTCTTTCCATCTGGAACACAAAAAACCCTCTTGTAGAGTGacaatttcaaaagcactcaCATTGGCCTAAGTCTGCTCCCACTGACAAATTTAAAGATAAAAATTATAGGGGAAGGTCTGAAAGGGCTCTGCATTGGCCTAATTCTTCCACTGACAGAGCTTTTTAAACAGTTACCTTGGAAACCATTTAGCATGCTCAATCCATGGATCATCTCCAGACTCCCAACACCTTAATCCACCATCACAGCAAAAACATTTGACATCATCATTACGACCTTTAAAAGCAAGTTTACAAAGTATTCAATAAGTGTTCACACAAGCCATTGCTTAGCAAATTCTAAAACAAATATAAACTAAGACATTAGATAGGTTAACTTTTCTTACCTACGTAATAAAACCCAGCATTTGCAAGCTGTTCAGGTCGAACTGGAATTCTTGTTGGCCAGTTTATGAATGTTTTAACACGAGCCACGTGGGTTTGCATGCTCTGGTTAGAAATGCTGAATATTGGTTGGTCTCTAGTTTTATTTTGCACAAAGGGGCAGTTAGGAAAGTATCTCCGATGCTCTGACATGGCATTATCCTTCGGTTCCCAGTTACTTAGTTGCCCCCCACAGGTAAAGCAAGCAACTTTGTCTCCTGGCCCAGTATAGTAAAATCCAGCTTTGGCCAGATCTGTTGGTGATAGAAATGTCAGGGGCCATGTCTGAAAAGTACATAGTCTAGCATCTTCTGTGCTCATTGCAGGATTATTAAAGCTAGGTCGCAGGTGTGATGGGTCCTCAATTGCCCTAGAAGTTACTGGTTCTTGAGGAAAACTGGAGAAAGTAGTACTGAAAAAGCCAATTTGTTCTAAGCTTGGAGCAATAGTTATGGAATGCAAAGATGGTGAAAGACTGTTTATTGTGGCTGGAGGTGAGAAGGCTGAATGAGAGGATGATCCAAGATTACTAACTGAAAGCAAATTCTGAATAAAGCTGCAGCTAGGATAGAGCTGTTTATGTTTTTCCAGAGCACTGTCGCCTTGTTTCCAGTTATCCAACATCAAGCCACAACTGAAGCATTTAACTTTATCTTTCACACCAGTGTAATAAAACCCAGCTCGAGCAAGACTCCTTTCAGACACTGGCACGTTGAGAGGGAAAGTAGAAAACGTGGACATTCTGTAGAGTTCACACGACAACTCATACTTCAGTTCACACACAGTGCTGCTGTTCATCAGATTAGCCAGGAACGAGCTGCTTTCCACTAGGTTCATAATGAAATTAGGGAAGAATGGGACAAGTCTTTCTCTGGGAGGTAGTTTTGTGCATGGAGGTGATTTTGAATAACTCCCAGGCCATATAAAAGAGTAAGGACctgaaagtgaaacattttggtttgtaacACTGAATGCATGCGAAAGGAATGAATTATGATTAATAAACAGGCTTGATATATGTGGGAAGTCCTGCTTTTATTTTAATCTGCATAACTGCTTTCAATGGAGAAGTTATACAACCTCAACACTCTAGGAGGTACAGAAAGTAGGTCAACTGGACTTTCCTGTCACAATACATCACATTTTCCTTAGTATACTGTACTTCTCATCTCACAGTCAATGGCACTTTGGTGCAAATGGAGGTGAGGTGGAAGAGATACAGAAAAATATGTAAGGGTGATCAAAATCCACCCCAATAAAGAAACTAAAATGGGTAAAACTGAAGACACTGCATCTTAATATCATGCTCCAATTTAAAATTAAGTGTTTATTTCATCCTAGATAGCCAATACGAATGCAGCTTTTATACATCTGTAAAGATTGTTTTGATAAGAGTGTCGCATACTTCTGTTGAAATTCTAACCTGACACATTTACAGAGGTACAAACAAAACAGCCCCAAAACTTCTAAAGGTATATTCGTATGTCAGACTGCCAAAACAAAATACCCTTGGTTTTAGCAATCCTCACCCAAAGATATGCAAGACACTACAAACAACATTAAAAGTTATACTCAACTACCTTACATACAGCAGAGCTATAGCTCCAGCAAGAATGATTCTTGACCATAGCAGTGATACCACCAACTTGTCACAGATAACCACTGGCTTGGAACAGACCCAGTGTGTTTTCTTCCATCACACGCTCAACACTGGGCATCAGAAACTTAGCCAGGTTGCTTGGGTACAAGTGCACTCTTATAACATTTAAAAGCCATATATTTGTATATGTTAGAACATTCTAGTGTTTTATATGGATTAATTAAAAGACCTCTGTAGGCCATGTTCAGAAAGCAAACAGAACTTACACTGGTCaatacagaaatattttgatATCTTTAGTTTCTTTATTTGTGCACAAAACTACCTCCCAGATTTCAGACTGAAGTCCCTTTTAAGGGGCTTAGGCCTCCATACTGAGATTTGTAGTTCACAAGAAGAAATTGTAGATATCTGTAGTCTGAAACATCCAATTCCTTTGTGCTGCCAAAAACCTGTAaaggagaaaaaacatttttcttataaAACAAGATAAATTAGGCATATTTGTTGTAGCTGTCATCTACAGTATTTCTCAAATTATAAACCTGTTGAACACTAGAATCACAAAggtagttttttttaattgttggccAGCAAGTTTCAGGATAGTTAATGAAGGTCACTTCCATAAACACTGACATCAAAACCTATTCCCACCCTGTACCGAAAAATTTGGAAAAGTGAATGATTTAATTTTACAAGTTGTCAAATATTTGGCAGATAGAGACTATAGATAAGTGGCCTGGGCTACATACAAAGTTGTACTGATATGACTAAGTGTTATTTTACATAGCTTTAGTTAAGTTTAAAGGTGCAACCTAAACAGATACAAGCCAGGTTTAAACTGGTATAAAACAGCATATACAAAAGTTGCATCAATTCAAGTTAAACAAGGGCTTGTCTAACCTCAAGAGTTGTCCAATGACTTAtagaatgcttttaaaaatgcccaaaaaaacaaaagaaaaaatcccAAGCCCACAAAATACAACCAAAAATTCCAGGTGAGAACAGGAGATAGAAATCAGAGTCTGTAATTTTAAGGTCTTTTTTTTGCTGTGTTTCAAGCTTTCTGAAGTGTTAAATACACACAACACAAATATGCTGCTACCAGGGTGACACCCCCCGCCCCTACAGAAACTGTCTCcaagcaaacagcagcagcagcatactccccactcacttcagtttgttgaTGGCTCATTGATACCATGGTATTTAAATGATTAGGCACAGTGAGTTGGGGGAGCAGGAGAccagccttctcttctcccttctgccccatcccccccacagctcccttctgccccatcccccccacaatagctaggaacacaggaattgccacacTAGATCAGAACTATGGTCTAGCATCCAGTCTGACAGCTgccaacaccagatgcttcagaggaagtacATGAAACCCCAGAGTAGACATTTGTGGGACAGTCTGCCTTGCATAAGCGTTGAATCCTAATCTCTAATAATTGGATGCTGGTTTATGCCCAGAGCATGAGGTTTTAGATCTCTTCCAAATcttttcatttattattaattattcaccCGCAAGCTCTACAAGTGCGTCAAGAAAGCGGCGAAACACAAGCAGATCCGGCGGGGAGTGAAGGAAGTTCAGAAATattgtaactctggatattcttgtaaTCCATATAATCatccaatccctctttgaatTGTGCTAAATTTTTGGTCTCAATGGAATACTgttgcagtgagttccacagtctagtcACACACTGAGTAAAAGAAGTATCCTTTAATCAATTtgccacttttttaaaaaaatattcccttGTTCTTATGCTATGAAATAGACAACAGATGCGCCAGTCTAACTTCAACTTCtcttcttattcatctcctttctaagggcATGCCTACACAGGGCCAATCAGGAAAGTTAGGGTCAAATAACTGAAAGTATGAAGACAATGTGCATAAGTGGCTTAATTCGTCATGTGGATGCTTTTATCCAGGAGTGAAGTAGTCTTAGTTCCCTGTCACCAAATCCTCATTGAAGGGAATCACATGGGGGTTTCACTCACTTCAATTTAAGCGCATTGACATCACGCCTGCAATTGATTTCTTGAGTGACTCCTTGTAGGCACTCCTaaaataaacaatcccagtcttgTAAATCGCTCTTCATGTATTTTTCCAGACCCTTGATCATTCTCATTGCCCTCCTCTGAATCCCCTCTACTTCCATAGtactgagatggggcaaccagtgGTGCACACAGTATTGCAGATGAGGACATACCATCTATTTATATTATGGCATATAAATGAGTTGAGATCATAAATTTAGTGGAAGGTACATAAGGGGAGTTTTACCCTCCAGTAAGCATTATGTTGCAGGTATCAAGCAACACCTTGTCCACTCACCGAGTTTGGTTAAATCCCCCTGAAGTTCCTCACAATCATCTCTGGACTTGACTAACCGTAGTACTTTAATGGGTCCATTATAGCTTTACTTACATTGAAAAGACCTCCGCTTTCGCGTTTAtgattttttgctgttttaactATACAAACATGAGCCCATCATATCCTACAATGaccacacatgcttaactttccaCAGTGAAtggcctcattgacttcaatgggactacttgcagtgtgtaaagttaaccACATCTCAAATGTGCACATACCCAATAACACAGCCTTTGGCATTTAATAAAGTTTAAAATTAACGATATGCTTAAACTAATACTTAATCCTTCTTGCAGTTTTTGAAATTTTAGGCCTTCTTTCCAGTTAAGACAGACAGGAATAATTATAGGAAACAATTCACCACTCAGTGTGGGCACATCACCCCTTCCTTATTCATCCACCCACCCTCATTAAACTCAAGTTTCAGGCAGCACCATCCACACTATGCAAGCCTAGCCAGACCCATACCCCGACTGACTAAAGTAATGTTGCCAGTTATCCCAATATGATCCCAAGTCTCACACTGTTTACTACTGAAGAGAAGCAGTTACATAAGCACCTCAGCTGCTGCTTTTTAACTAACTCTCAGGGTTGCAGAGCGCTTGGAAACGTGAGGACCCCAGCGCAGCCTGCAGGCTCAAAGAAAAAAGCCAACCCAAAATTCACATCGACCAAAcccaaatcattattttaaaCCCATCATACTTGGAGGGCCTCAACTCACGCGTAGGGCTGGCAAGATGGTGCCACACCCACACCAGAGAACAACGTACCTGGCACCGGCCAGCTCAGCCCAATCCCGCCCGTTGCCAGCAGCTCCCGCTTCAGAAACCCACCCCCAGGCCCGGGCCCAGACCCGCGTCCCCGCCCGCCGGCTAAGGCCGTTATCGCGAGGTTTGCAGTGACGCAGTCAGCGCCCGCACACAGCGCTCCCCACGGCACGTACCCGCCATCTCGAGCCGCGGCCACTGGCGCACCCCTCCCGCAGGGCGCGCCGCGGCGCCCATGTatgcctgcctgcccccccccgcctctcgGCCGAGGCTCGAGCCGCCCCCCGCCTGCGATACTCACCCCGACTGGGACGCGCGTACTTCTGCGCTGCCGCGCCGGTCCCACACGCTATATATACCCCGGCCGGcgggccaggctccctgcccgCCTCGCGGAAACTCCCCCTtccgcccccgccccactcccgtCAAACAGCGTCCGGGGCCCCGCGCTGGGGAAAGTCCCCGGCTGGACGGACTGCGCATGCGCGCGATCTGGGCGGCGGCGGGGTGCTGCCAGTGTGTGGCTGGCGCGCGGGTCCCAGAGCCTGTTCCGTCCTCGGCCCGGCTGCGCCCAGAGAGCGCGCGCCCCAGCGCTCTCGAGGCACCCTCACAGCCTGAATCCGCCCCCCCCTCCGGCCCCGTCTATGGCATGAGGAGAGAACGAGCAAACTCATTACAACTGCCCGCAAAACACTCCAGCTCCCCTCTGAAGCCTGGATTCAAGCACTGACCAAACCTGGACCTTTGCCATCTTCAGCCCCATATCCCACAGGGGTCAAGAAGGAATAGCCTCCTGCATTCTCTGTTTTGGCAGTACACCATGGGGAGTGGGGCCAAAAAATAGCAGGATCCACTAGATACCTGCTTACCAGATCCAGGGTTATGCGGTGCTCATGCATATAAATTGGGGTTGGGTTGGTCAGTGCAGTAGGAACAGCTAGACCTGCTCCCTAGTTTGATGTACAATTTGGGGACTTGGGATCAAAATGGTCAGGCATCAGGTAGAGCCAGCTTTTAGGGGAATGTTCAGGGGGCTGGCCACATAACAACTCTTCAGGGCCCCCAAGGCTTCTGAATGAAGTGTTGCTATCTTATTAagccaggaagggaaggggggaggggattaaagagcagaatcaggccctttgatcAAAACTCTTGTCCATATCAATGGATGTAAGATGCAACCTGTAATCTCCTTTAGGGCAATTTTAAACATCTCCTTGGAAATGCACAGGAAAATCCTTCCTCACAaatgcacaattaaaaaaaaaccaacaaaacaccCTGTCTGTGGGTAAATCCCAACTAAAAGCATATTCCTCCCTAAGGGTCCCATcccactcccattaaagtcagtgccaaaactcccactgactcaaatggtccaggatcaggccccaaatgtgTGAGACTTTCcttcagggttttttcccccttcacctcTTGCTCATTCACATAATCACACTGAATAAgggcctgctcctgttcccaccAAAGTTAAGAGGAACATTAGGTACTTTCCTCTTTCTAGGGGAAACCCGGCAGAAATATGTGCGTCTGTGCGCTGGGGGAATTCCAAAGGCCTGATCTACTTCCTGCTTTTATGTGTGGGTGTGTTAAATTAGACTGGAAGGCAGCAGCTTTTGCATCCCTCCCTTTTATCCTGATCACAACCATACATCACTCCTTAAGGGGAAATGctacagagagaaagggagacagAGTAAGTAGACAGAGTAAATTATAGTATAGCTCCTGCCTAAAACATAAGGGTTTTAGCAATCTTCTGGCCTCTTGTCAGCAGCTCCTCATTCTGTGCCACCATCATCCCCCTTTCTGAGATCTGTCACTAACAATCagccccttttctcctcccctcgcAATGTTGCtaattctcatgattttgtcatgagtctcacaataattattgttttccttaaattagccccagctcctggagtcaagtggatatgtgattatttcagccttcattcttgaAGAAAAAGTAccataagtttctagcccttgtggctgtgtaGAAAACTTCAAAaggtgaccccagtgcaccctaaaggctcaaaaagcagaaggcataTAGGAATACCAAATCTATTATCTTTACATAATCATGTAAATCTTATTACATAATCTcatttaaagccaatctcatgatttttggtgaatctgattcatgatttttgagcattGGGAGTTAGCAATACTGCCTCTGTCTCCCtgagctggggaggaggaagagcttcTTTCTGGCAGTGTTATGAACTTTGCTTTTCTCTTACTAGTGCTGGGACAGATATCACCAGAGCATCTACAGAGTGGACCTCTAGCAGGAGGTATAAGAAGGGGCAATTGTGTTCATCAAACTTTCaaaactttaaagaaaaattgtaaaatgtcagaggggaaaaaagaaacagaaagaggACACAGAATGGAATGCAGTCAAATTTCTATCTGACTGGTTTCAGATTGAATCTCCACACAGGAATTTGAAAAAATTCCACAAGAGACTCCCCTAGCACTGACTATTGAGGTTCAAAATCTCCCAACACAATCATGGTATCACCTTCTCTTTCCTTAGACCGAATAAATACAAGAAGATGAAAAAGCCCCaccatggggtttttttttttttcaagtaggGATGAGGGGTGGGGTGTTTTTGCAATTAGGAACTGAAGGTGTGCAATATAGGAAGCAAAACCGATTTGTACATTATGACACCATGGCTAGCTTTTTATAGAAAGAGGTTCCGGTAAAATGCATTTACAAAAGACCCTATAACCCCGTTTACTCAATCTCTTTCTGACATTTCCTGTTAAGGTAGAAAGTAATTTGTCATCACTGCTAAAAGGAAACATGCCAAAATTGGTCAGCTTCTTTGTCATTACATTTAGTGCTATGTCTCCACCTTTTCCCATATTATGGTTCATGGCATacacaaagagaaataaaataaaataaaataaaataaatactcttgctggaagattgcaacataacactgctttatttcttagaattcagaataacaCATAAGAGCCACAAAACATGGAAAGACAAAACAGACTGCTCCCTGAGGGCATAGAGGCCTAACTCACTCCAACCTACAGTAGGCTGTCTGTATGCTGACTGACTTGCTAGGCCCAGATCACATACTTCCCTACAAAGCCCCCTAAACTGCAAGCCGGGCCAGGAAACTCCTCTCAGCATCCCCAAGTTAGATCCTGGCAGAgaagaagaaatatttaatacttTGGGccaatcctgccaggtgctgagcactgtggaAAACTACAGACttcagttgttttttttaaatctatcttaTCATTTTATAATGCTGCCCATCACTCTATTAGCTGTGCATACAGTAATTGGAGCCTCCAGGAGGCTTTCAacatgttgcaggatcaggcacataTGGAATTGGACTGTTCCAAATtagcctcctcctgggaccctgagTTCTTCCTCTCTCAGTCCAATTCCAGGTAGAGATAGCAGGACCAGAATTCTGGAAGTG
Coding sequences within it:
- the LOC128829998 gene encoding inhibitor of apoptosis protein-like, with product MNLVESSSFLANLMNSSTVCELKYELSCELYRMSTFSTFPLNVPVSERSLARAGFYYTGVKDKVKCFSCGLMLDNWKQGDSALEKHKQLYPSCSFIQNLLSVSNLGSSSHSAFSPPATINSLSPSLHSITIAPSLEQIGFFSTTFSSFPQEPVTSRAIEDPSHLRPSFNNPAMSTEDARLCTFQTWPLTFLSPTDLAKAGFYYTGPGDKVACFTCGGQLSNWEPKDNAMSEHRRYFPNCPFVQNKTRDQPIFSISNQSMQTHVARVKTFINWPTRIPVRPEQLANAGFYYVGRNDDVKCFCCDGGLRCWESGDDPWIEHAKWFPRCEYLLRIKGREFVNQIQARFPHLLEQLLSTSDTPVDESANPPTIHSESGESHSEDAIMMNTPVVKAALEMGFSRRLIKQTVQSKILATEENYKTVNDLVSDLLTAEDEKREEEKERQSEEVASDDLSLIRKNRMALFQHLTCVLPILESLLLAKVITELERDVIKQKTQTPLQARELIDTILVKGNAAAHIFRNCLRECDPMLYKDLFVEKNMKYVPTEDTSGLPMEEQLRRLQEERTCKVCMDKEVSIVFIPCGHLVVCKECAPSLRKCPICRGTIKGTVRTFLS